The uncultured Cohaesibacter sp. genome segment GTGGATTTTCCACGGATCGCGACCAAGAATGCAGGCCTCGACGCCATAGCTGTATCCGGCAAAACCACCTCGGGCTTCAATCAAGTAATAGACGCGTTTTTTCCGGCCACGTTCGGTGATGCCGGTGGCGCGGCAGAAACGCTGGGCAAAGGCGCGTGGGCCATGAGCCCGCAATTTTGACTGCCGGATCGCTCGCAGTTCAGCCACTGGATCACCGGAGCGGACGACATTGCTTTCTGCAATGGTCAAGCTGCGGCTGATTTTGGCCAGCACATCGGCGCGATCGCATTCTGGCAAGATCGACGCTTTGGCAGGCAGGCTGATGAATGCGGCAATCAGCAAAGCGGTGCTGAAAGCGGCACGAGTTGGCAATGACATTCTGTCTGTTCCCCAATGTTTTTCTATTGTCAGCAGCTTTGCCTGTTCGCTCCTCAAGGTCAAGGAGGAATATCTCCGTGTGGGTTTATAAATGGCAGAAATGTGCGGATGATCGGATCATTAGACGCAAGGGCAAGCGAACGGGCGTCACATGCCTATGAGAGGGGGCGCACCATAAGGGCGGCTTACAGGAGGCGGTTGTGGACAAGGGCGATTAGCGAACCGCGAGAATGCGCAGCTTGCCACGATCCCGACAGGCGGCTTTGCGGGCAGAGGGACTGCATGTGCGTGGCCTTCCCTGTTTGTCAAAGCAAATGCGCACCTCGCGCAGTTTTTTCCGTTTGCAGGTGACGATGACACTGTTGCGGGGCAAATCGGGGTTGGCATCTTGAAACGCGGTGCGGATCTCTCTTGCCGTCATCAGCAATGGGCGGTCCAGATCGATCAGATTGTTCGGGCGGTTGATCGATTTGAAGCTCTTGACGGCCTTGCGGAAATAATCAAGCGGAGACAGGCCGGTGCAGGAGCCATGCTTTTTCCATTCGTGATGAATGAGGCCACGGCTTGGAGAATATTTCAGCATCTGGTCGACAAGCCTGGAGGAGGGCTTGCGGTGGGAGGAGCTGCAAAATTCCGGGTAGCCTCTTTCATATTGCGGCCACAGGCCGTGAATGACAAAGCCATAGGGGCGCCCCGAAAAGCATTGCAACTTGTCACGGCCCTGTCGGCCGTCATCGGCGCAATAGGAGGGAGACCACGAGAGGGTCAGCAGATAATAGTCGAAATCCCCCGGCCGATCAGCGCGGGCCTGTCCCATCGTCCATGCAGAGAGCAGAAGGGCGAGAATGATCGTCAGATGCTTTGCAGGAAAGGCCATATGTCCCCCGATTGTAAGTCCTCAGCAGCGGTCCCCGGTTTTAGCGTGGTGGGCTGATCCATTCAAGGTGCGAACGGCGGGCGGTGTCACCCAACCGGTTTGCAAGGAATGGCAGCAGGGTGGCCAATTCGTCATGCAGCATGAAGGGCGGATTGATGATGAACATGCCCGTGCCATTCAGGCGCTTGGCGGTGTCGAGTTTGTTGATCACCAGTTCGGCGCGCAGGATATTGTCGATGCCTTCGGCCTTGAGCATGCCTGCAGCTTCATCGACGTCCCGTCGGGCCTTGATCGGATACCACAGGCAATAGATGCCATTGGCCCAGCGCTTGTAGCCTTGGGTGAAATACCAGATCATGCGGTTGAACTCGTCTTTTTCTTCAAAAGGCGGATCCACCAGCACCAGGCCACGCCGTTCTTTGGGCGGCAGATCGCCCTTGATGGCATTCCAGCCATCTTCCTCACGGATGTGGAAACGGCGGTCACGGCGGATGGTCTGTTTCAGGGTTTCAGCATCATCGGGATGCTTTTCGATGAAGAAAGCGCGGTCCTGCCTGCGGGCCATTTCGGTCATCAGAAGCGGCGAGCCGGGATAGGTGGTGATCGGGCCGTCGGGGTTCAATTTGCGGATGATCGCCAGATAGGGTTCGCACAATTCGGCAATGTTGGCGGGCAGCGGAGCAGCATCCGGGCCCATGAGGCGGGCAATGCCTTCTTGCCATTCTCCGGTTTTCTGGGCCTCTTCGCTCGACAGGTCATAGGCACCAATGCCTGCATGGCTGTCCAGACAGAAGCAAGGTTTGTCCTTCTTCTGCAAGTAGGTCAGGATGCGGGTCAGCACGATATGTTTCAAACAGTCGGCAAAATTGCCGGCATGGTAGATATGGCGATAGTTCATGGCACGCTCGGATTGCGAAGGGTGAAGCCTTGGCCGAAAAGGGGACGTTGGCCGGATGCGCCCTAATGGACGAGCTGATCCGGTCTGTCAAATGATCTGGGCCTAATTGGCCTACTTTTTCTTTGATTTCGCGTCTTTATCGGCGTTTTTGTCGGTGGTCGCCTCGGTTTTGTCGCCGGTCGCGGTGCCTGAGGCCTTGCCTTCTTCCACTTCAGCAACGAATGGATAGATGATCAGATCCTTGTCCGCATCTTCCTTTTCCTTGCAGTCTCCGGCCAGCCCGATCTGGGCAATGAAAAAGCGATCCTTCTGCCAGGAATAGATGCTGAATTGCCGGCAGGAACTGGCCGACCCCTGCTTTGGGATTTCCGAGCGCAACAATTTTTTCTTTTCGTCCCATGTGGGCTTTTGCAACTGGCTGGTGGCGTACCAGCCCAATTTGGTGTCGAGCTGAGGGAAGGACATCAGATTGGCCCATTCATCCCGGCCATCTTCGACCTGAAAGAGGCGATAACTGTCGCCCGACAGGCTCGAAGAGCAGATGAAGCCATAGAGCTTTTGCACGCCCAGATCGATAAAGATCGCCTTTTCGGACAATTCGTCATCATCAATATCTGCCAGCCAGCAGCCCATAGTGGCGCGGTGATTGTCAATCAGGCGTTGGGGGATGGTGATGTTGGCAGCCTGCGCAATAGAGGCGCAAAGCAGGAATGCGGTCAGGCATGAAAAGCCAGCGAGCCAGACGATCGATTGGGGCAGCGCCTCTTTTGCGATGGCTGCGCGCGCTCGTTTCTCAAACCCATTAATCGGTTGCCTGGATTGCATCGTCGACACTCCTGAAGAAACTATTGCTGGCAAGGATAACTGACTCGTTTTGATTGTGCCACTTCTCCGCCAAGCTGTTCACCCAAAGATGTTGCTGTTAGAAATGCTGGTGCGTCATGGTTCGTCATGGCGCGTGAATGGCAATGAAGAACGAGACACAGACTATGCCCAGAGATGGTTGGGCCGGATTGGATTTTATCTTAAAACAGGCTAAGCATGGGGCAAAGCAGGTCGCTTTGGTTTGGCCCTTGCGATCATTTCCCCATCGGCGCTGCCAAACAGGTGAGCGCAAGACAGGACAGCATAATGAAAGTAGCGATTGTTCCCGTGACGCCATTTCAGCAGAATTGCACGCTGATTTGGGATGAAGAAACCGGCAAGGGGGTCGTGATCGATCCGGGCGGTGATGTGCCTCAGATCCTCAAGGTGCTGGAGCATGAGAAGATCGACGTCGAGCGGATCCTGATTACACATGGCCATATTGATCATGTGGGCGGGGCTGCCGAGCTGCGCGATGCGCTGGATGTGGAGGTTGAAGGGCCCCATGAAGCCGATCGCATGTTGATGGAACGGGTCGCCGAGCAGGCAATCCAGTTCGGCGTGCCGGAAGCCAAACCATGCGAGCCGGATCGCTGGCTGGTCGATGGGGATCAGGTGGATATTGCCGGTATGGCCTTTGATGTCCTGCATTGCCCCGGTCACGCGCCCGGTCATGTGGTTTTCTACAATGAAGATGCGCAATTTGCGATCATGGGCGATGTTCTGTTCAATGGCTCGATTGGCCGGACCGATCTGCCGGGCGGAGATTATGACACGCTGATGGCATCGATCCGTGACAAGATCCTGCCTCTGGGGGATGATGTGGCCTTCATTTGCGGCCATGGCAATCATTCCAATATTGGTGAAGAGCGGCGGAACAACCCGTTCTTGCAAAATCTTTGACGGATATTCTGTGAGGATTGTGTGATGACCGGGGTGGCATTCACGCCTGAAGAAAAGGCGCATTTGGTGGCATTGCTTAGCGAATATGTCGCCGAGGAACTGGATGTCGAGCTTGGGCGCTTTGAGGCGGAATTCATGCTCGATCATCTGGCCAGCCATATGGCTCCAGTCTTCTACAATCGCGGTCTGCAGGATGCACGCGCTCTGCTTGAGAAAAAGATCGAAGATTATACCGATGCGCTCTATGCGCTGGAACAGCAGCCCGAGAGTCGCTGAGGTTAAAGGCTCTTTGGCGGCTTGCTTAGCGGCAGGCGCTTGGGCGGATTGTGGGGCTTGTTACGCGCGCCCTGCTTGCCTGCTTTGTTGGCGGAATGGTTTTTTGCCACGATCCGATAGCACACCTTGGTGGTGCCGGCATTCTTGAAGCCCAGCTTGATGGCGGCAAGGCGGGTGACGTCGATGACACGGCCCTTGATGAAGGGGCCGCGGTCATTGATCCGGACAATGACGCGTTTGTCATTGCGCATGTTGCGCACTTCGATAATGGTGCCGAATTTCAGTCTTCTATGTGCTGCGGTCATTTTGTCCGGATTGGCATATTCGCCCGATGCTGTGCGCGTGGTCAGCTGATACCATGAGGCTTTACCGCATTGCTTCCATTCTGTGGCGCGACTGACATCCATCAGCACAGCCAAAAAGAGCAGGCTGGCGCTTGCCAATAGCGCGAATGTGCTAACATTCTTCATGAACCGGAACTCCATATCGATGCCTTGGGTGGCCGCAAGACTTCCCCAAATGCGACAGGGGACCTGTCTGATGGATCAAAATGGCAAGAGTATGGTGCAGTGCGGAGCGGTGAAGGGGCCGATAAAGGCTCCAATGAAACGGGACAGGGAGCCAAGCGGCTCCCTTTTCACGGTCTGTGTTCAAAGGCCCTTGTCGAGCAGGGCCTTGATTTCCTTGGTCGAGGTGCCCGCAACGATGCGGCCCAGTTCCTGATCGCCTTTGAGCACCAGAAGCGTGGAGCGGCGGGGTATATTGCGCGACGTGGTAACGTCATGGTCGCGATAGTCATCCCAGTCAACGGCGACAAAGGTCAGCGCCTTGTCGTAGGCTTTATTTTCTGCTCTGAGGCGTTTGATTACGCGTTCCTGTGCGGCGCAGGTGGTGCACCAGCTTGCCTTGTAATCGACAAAGACGGTTTTGCCGTCTTGCAGCAAGGATTGAATGAGGCCGGGTTTATAGGCTATGACGTCGGCAGCCGATGCTGCGCTGGTGACGACGAGGAAAGACAAAAGAGCGAGAAATCGGATCATGGTTGGGTCTCCCAGAAAGATGCAGTTGGCTTTTCTACGGTAGGTTTGGTTGTTGTGATCAGCTGTTGTTGGCTAAAGCGCGACGGATAGATTTTGCAGCCAATATGGCAGATGTTCGATGGCCAGGGCTTCGATCCAGTGGTGGACGCCAAACAGGATCATCAGTCCGACCGCGATGAAGAGCAGGCCCATCAGCGGCTTGGATTTCTCTGCAAGCGCGCGCAGGGACTGCGCCCGGCTGCGGATGGCGTTTTTTGCTCCAAGTCCAAGGCCCAGAATGAGGGTTGAGACACCGGCGGCAAAGGCGATCATGATGGCCGTGGCCCAGAGGAGACTATCGCCCTGACTGGCCAGTGCAATGGCGCCGCCAAGAGTGGGGCCGATGCAGGGGGACCAGACTGCCCCAAGCAAAAGACCCGCAAAGAACTGACCCTTGAAGCCCGTTAGGTCCGATTGATAAAGCTGGCTGTCTGCCTTGGCGGCAAAGCCCGCTGTGGCGGTCTCAAACCGGTTGGCAAAGGCTGGTACGAGAAGGATCAGGCCAAAGGCCAGCATCAGGCTCGCGCCAATCTGCCCCAAAAGGCGTTCATTCAGCCCGATGGCATGTCCGGCTGATGCGATCAACAGGCCAAAGGAGACAAAGGAAATCGACAGGCCGAGCGCCAATGCCACTGGTCCGCGCCGATCTTGCGACAGGGCGGAAGCCAGCACGATAGGTAGGACCGGCAGGACACAGGGATTGATCAAGGTCAGCAGACCGGCGCCATAGGCAAAGACGAGTTCCATATATACCTCGAAAAGCTGGAACAGTGTTTTCTGCTTCAGCTATAGCTTGATTGGTCGGTCACGCGGGAATCACATTTGTGACAATCTGCGTGAGCATGCATTTGCTTTGTCTGACCCAAGCGAAATCGAATGCAAGGCATGACCGACTGGGAGAGGATTATGGAGCGCTATAAAGGCGGGTGTTTGTGTGGGGCCGTTCGACTGGTCGCAACCGGGCGGCCATACCGGGTTGGGCTATGTCATTGCCTTGATTGCCGAAAGCATCATGGCGCTCTCTTTCATGCTTCCGCCATTTTCCCCGAAGCAGCCGTGCGCGTCACCGGTGAGGTGGCCAGCTATGCCGGGCGCTGTTTTTGTCCGCGCTGCGGGTCGTCGGTTTTCTCGCGCACATGCGATGAAGTTGAAGTGCATCTTGGTTCGCTTGACGCGCCGGATCAATTGACGCCCACATATGAATTGTGGACGATACGGCGAGAAAGCTGGCTACCACCTTTTGCGCTGGCGCATCATTATGAGCGCGATCGTGAGAGCGATGAACGGTCAGAGGAATGATGGGATGACACCGAGAGATGATGATCAGGGCGAGGGCAGGCACACGACAAAGCCCGACGATCTGGAGCGCTTGCTCGCCAAGCGGTGCGAACAGGTGGCTGCTGATCAGGTGATTGAACAATTGAAAAAACTGGGTCGCCTGTTTCACAAAGGATAGCGACCCAGTATTTTCCTGTTTGTTGGCGCTTCATTTGCTTAGCGCTTCTTGCGGCCGCGTCCCTTGCTCTGAGCCGCACCCTTTGGTCTGGTGCGGTCGGTGCCGGGGCCCATATCGTCGAGATCCGGCAGTTGGATGCGCGAGTTTTTCGGCAGGTTGGCGGATGAACCATATTTCTTTTCACCGCGATAGCCGCCGGTCTTCTCGTCAACACTTGCCTGACGGGCCAATGGATCGTCGGCGATGGCCAGTTCGGTCTCGCGCAGGCGTTTGACCTCGTCGCGCAGGCGGGCCGCTTCCTCGAATTCGAGGTTGGCGGCGGCGTCCTTCATGCGGCTTTCCAATTCCGCAATATGGGCTTCAAGATTGTGGCCAATTGCCGCCGGGCCTTCCTCTGCCAGCCCCTTGTCAACGGTGACATGGTCGCTTTCATAGACCGAGCCGAGAATATCGCCGATATTCTTCTTCACCGTCTGCGGCGTGATGCCATGTTCCTCATTATAGGCAAGCTGCTTTTCGCGGCGACGGTTGGTCTCGGAAATGGCCCGCTCCATTGAGCCAGTCATCCGGTCGGCATAAAGGATGACCTTGCCATCTACGTTACGTGCGGCGCGGCCAATTGTCTGGATCAGGGATGTCTCCGAGCGCAGGAAGCCTTCCTTGTCGGCATCCAGAATGGCGACGAGCGCACATTCGGGGATATCGAGCCCCTCGCGCAGCAGGTTGATGCCAACCAGCACGTCGAAGGCCCCAAGGCGCAAGTCGCGGATGATCTCGATCCGCTCGATGGTGTCGACATCGGAATGCATGTAACGGACGCGAACACCCTGTTCGTGGAGATATTCGGTCAGGTCTTCGGCCATGCGCTTGGTCAGGGTGGTGACCAGCGTGCGATACCCCACCTTGGCCTTTTCCTTCACTTCACCGAGCAGATCGTCGACCTGTGTTTTGGCCGAGCGGATCTCGATGACCGGATCGATGAGGCCCGTGGGGCGAATAACCTGTTCGGCAAAGACGCCGCCCGCTTCTTCCATTTCCCAGCCACCCGGAGTGGCCGAGACGGCAACTGTCTGGGGCCGCATGGCGTCCCATTCCTCAAAGCGCAAGGGTCGGTTATCCATACAGCTTGGCAGGCGGAAGCCATATTCGGCCAGCGTTGCCTTGCGGCGAAAGTCACCGCGATACATCGCGCCGAGCTGGCCGATGGTCACATGGCTCTCGTCAACGAAGATCAGGGCATTGTCCGGCAGATATTCAAACAGGGTGGGGGGCGGCTCGCCGGGCAGGCGGCCGGTGAGATAGCGTGAATAGTTCTCGATGCCCTGACACGCGCCTGTCGCTTCCATCATTTCAAGATCAAAGCGGGTGCGCTGCTCCAGCCGTTGGGCTTCGAGCAGGCGGCCATGGGCTTCCAGTTCGGCAAGGCGCTCGTTGAGCTCCTTCTTGATGCTCTTGATCGCCTGATTGAGGGTCGGGCGTGGGGTGACATAGTGGGAGTTGGCATAAAGTTTGACCATCTCCAAATCGTCCATCTTCTGGCCGGTCAGAGGGTCAAATTCCTTGATTTCCTCGATTTCGTCGCCGAAGAAGGAAATACGCCAGGCGCGGTCTTCATAGTGAGCGGGGAAAATTTCGACCACATCGCCACTGACCCGGAAGGAGCCGCGCTGGAAGCCGATGTCATTGCGCTTATATTGCAGGGCGACCAGATCGGCCATCAGCTGGCCCTGATCAATCTCTTCGCCAACTTCGATCTTGAAGCTCATTTCGGTATAGGTCTCTACCGAGCCGATACCATAGATACAGGAGACCGAGGCGATGATGATCACGTCGTCGCGTTCCAGCAAGGAGCGGGTGGCCGAGTGGCGCATCCGGTCGATCTGTTCGTTGACCGTGCTTTCCTTCTCGATGAAGGTGTCGGTGCGCGGCACATAGGCTTCCGGCTGGTAATAGTCGTAATAGGAGACGAAATATTCGACAGCGTTGTTGGGGAAGAAATTCTTGAACTCACCATAGAGCTGGGCGGCCAAGGTCTTGTTTGGCGCAAGGATCAGGGCCGGTCTCTGAGTCTTGGCGATCAACTGGGCCATGGTGAAGGTTTTGCCCGAGCCGGTAACGCCGAGCAAAACCTGCGTAGCCTCGCCATTGTTGATGCCTTCTTGCAGATCGGCAATAGCGGTTGGCTGGTCGCCAGCTGGGTCGAATTCGGTGACCAAGTCGAAGGAGACACCGCCTTCAGATTTCTCGGGACGATCTGGACGATGGGGGCGCCATGGCTCGGTATCCATAAATTCCGGACGGCCATGCTCGATGAGCGATTCAAGGGCGCGAACGGTTTCCGTGACACCGGAGCGATCGTCGCTCTTGCCCTTCTTCTTCTGGGTCTTCTTGCGCTCTTTGGTGACGCGCTCCAGCTCCTCGGCCTTCTCCAGTGAGATGTCCAGACCCGCAATCGGGTTAAGACCACCGGCCGCGCGCTCGCGGGCAGAGGCTTTTTCTTCCGGCTTCTTGCGGCTGCGCTTGGGTTTTTCCGGCGTCGTGGATTTGGGTTTGGCTTTTGGCTGGTCTTCGGCTGCCTTGGCGATGTCTTCGGCCCAATCCGCAATCGAGTCTGGCATGGGCACAGGTTCAAAGGATGCCTGCGGTGCCTCGCCCAGTCCCGACTGTTCGCGATTGTCTTTCTTATTCCGCTTGTCTGACGTCATGCCTGTCGCTCTTTTGTCCGCTGGCCGTGCGGCGATTGGATTGGTCGAGTGAGTCCTCAATATAAGGGAACAAATCAGGAATATGAAGAGGTAAGGCAAGAAAAGTCATGCTTGCTTGGGCGGGAACAATTTTGTTGTTCATTCGCAAAATTATCAATAGTTTCTTTTATTAAAATATTCTAATATTCGAAATTAAATTCAAATGTCTGGCAGGGACTGACTTCTGCTTTAAAAAAAGCCAGCCTATAGCACGAGCCGGATTCAGGAGGAACAAATGACGCATGTGGTGGTATTGGGTGGAGGCCTTGGTGGTCTTTCCGCTGCTTATGAATTCCGGCAAGAGCTGAAAAATACAGACACGGTGACGGTGGTTTCCAATAAGCCGTTCTTCCAGTTTACCCCTTCAAACCCCTGGGTGGCTGTCGGCTGGCGGAACAAGAAAGACATTACCCTCGATCTGGCAACGGTTCTGCCCAAAAACAAGGTGGCGTTCATCTGTGCCTCGGCTGACAGCCTTGATCCGCAGAACAATTCGGTCGGGCTGAGCAATGGAGAATCCATCACCTACGATTATCTGGTGATCGCAACCGGTCCGGAACTCGCCTTTGACGAAATCGAGGGGCTGGGGCCGGAAGGCAATACGATTTCGGTTTGTGACGTGGATCATGCGACCGCGGGGTTTGAGAAGTGGGAAGCCTTTTGTCAGGATCCCGGTCCCATCGTGGTGGGAGCGGTTCAGGGGGCGTCCTGCTATGGTCCGGCCTATGAGACAGCGATGATTTTCGACACGGATCTGCGCAAACGCAAAATCCGCGATAAGGTGCCGATGACCTTTGTTACCTCTGAGCCCTATATAGGCCATCTGGGGCTTGGTGGTGTGGGCGATACCAAGGGGATGCTCGAAACTGCGTTCCGGGATCGTACCATCAAGTGGATCACCAATGCCAAGGTGGACAAGATTGAAGCAGGCGTGATGCATGTCACCGAATGCGATGATGCTGGTGAGCCGAAAACCAAGCATGAGCTGCCCTTCAAGCATTCCATGATGTTACCGGCCTTTCGCGGCATTCCCGCTTTGCAGGGCGTCGAAGGGCTGGCCAATCCACGCGGCTTCGTCATCGTCGACAAGCACCAGCGCAATCCGAAATATCCCAACATTTTCGGCATTGGCGTCTGCATCGCCATTCCGCCTTACGAGAAAACGCCTGTTCCCGTGGGCGTTCCCAAGACCGGCTACATGATCGAGTCCATGGTGACTGCGGCGGCTCAGAATATGGTTGAGATTGAGGCTGGCAAGGAGCCGACACACCAAGCGACGTGGAATGCGATCTGCCTTGCCGACTTTGGTGATTCCGGTCTTGCCTTTGTGGCAATGCCGCAGATTCCGCCGCGCAATACCAACTATGCCGGGCAGGGCAAATGGGTGCATCTGGCCAAGATTGCGTTTGAGAAATATTTCCTGCGCAAAATCCGCAAGGGCGAAACCGAGCCTTATTATGAGCGCGCCGTGCTCAAGTTTCTCGATATCGCCAAGATCAAGTCCTGATCAGGCTCTTTCGGCCTTCTTTTCTTGAATTTTTTCCTCCCTGTCCGGGCTACCGGGCAGGTTTTTTTGCACTGCAGGCTTTCGGGAGTGGGGCTGGTCGCAATCAGATAGCCTGATCGGCACGCTTGCGGGCAAAGCGTTTCTGGATAAAGGGCAGCAGTTCGACGAGCAAAATGCATGAGAAAATCATCGCGCAGCCGACCACCTGACTACCCGTCAGGCGCTCATTCAACAGCAAGGCTCCGAAGATGGCGGCAAACAGGCTCTCGCTTGACAGCAGGATGGCGGCATCGGCTGATGGCGTATAGCGCTGGCCGATGGCTTGCAAGGTGAAGGATAGTCCGCCTGAAAACACACCGGTATAGATGATCTCGAACCATGCTCCGGTGAGATTGTGCAGTGCGAGGCCTTCAATCGGCAGGCCAAACAGCATGCCCAACAGTCCGGCGGTGAAGAATTGCAGGCAGGCAATGGTTATTGGATTGCCATATTGCAGGACGAGCCGACCGATCAGAATGATTTGCATGGCCCAGAATAGGCCGCTCAAGACATTCAACATATCACCGACAGCCACGCTTTCCAGTCTGCCGGCCAACAGATAGGCTCCGGTCAATGCAATCGCCACGATGGGCCAGATATAGGTGTTGGGCCAGGTGCGCAGGATCACGATCCCCATGATTGGGGTGAAGACCACATAGAGGGCGGTCAGGAATCCGGCATTGGTGACCGAGGTGGTGAAAAAGCCATATTGCTGCAAGGTGATGGCAATGAAGAAAATCCCACCGACAAAGACACTGTGCAGCAAGCCCTTGATGGGGATCCGTTTGTCGCTTTTGCGCCATTCGAAATAAGCAAAGGGCGCGACCGAGATAGCGGCCAGAAGGAAGCGCACGCCGGTGAAGCTGAGCGGGCCAATGGATTCCATGGCGGTGGATTGGGCCACGAAAGCCGCGCCCCAGACCATGGCGGCGATCAACAACAAACTATTGGCAGTCAAACGGGACATGGCATTTTGCTTTCGGACACTCGGCTGGTAGGCCCTTGTTCGGGCCAATCAGTCATCAAGAGATTAAGGGCCGACAGATGCAAACTGTCGACCCGTCCGTCGGATTTACGCCTTTTCCCGAGATCAATCAATTGAATAGTTTCGATCAATTGCTCAGAGAAATTGATGAATCATTTGGAGGGAATGATCCGCAACAAAGCGCCATTTGAGGAATCTGTCAAAAGCCATAGCGCTCCGTCCGGGCCGGACCGCACGTCGCGGATGCGGCCAAACGCGCGCTCCAAAAGGATTTCTTCATTGGTAACCCGGTCCCCATCAAGGGTCAGTCGGACAAGCTTTTGATCTTTCAGTGCGCCGACAAACAGATCGCCCTGCCAGTCTGGAAACAGTGTGCCATCATAAAAGGCCAAGCCCGATGGTGCGATGGAGGGATCCCAATAATGGATCGGCTGTTCCATGCCTGTCTTTTGAGTGCCTTCGCCGATGCGACCTCCGGAATAGTGACGGCCATAGGAAATGGTCGGCCAGCCATAGTTTTTGCCTGCTTCCGGGCGATTGATCTCATCGCCGCCGCGCGCGCCATGCTCAACGGTCCAGAGCTGGCCGGTTTCAGGATGGATGGCAGCGCCTTGCGGATTGCGATGACCGATGGACCACAGGCCATCTCTGGCATTGGCTCCGAAAGAGGGATTGTTTGCCGGGATCGAGCCATCGTCATTGAGCCTGATGACTGAGCCTGAGGCATTGGTCACGTCTTGCGCCCTTGGGCGAACACCATGGTCGCCGAACGTGACATAGAGCGTGCCATCTGGTGCAAAGACGATGCGGGAGCCGAAATGGTGGGTTCCGGCACTTGGGAGAACCTCATAGAGGGTTTGTTGATCCGAAAGGGCGGGGGACCCTGTTTCAAGGCCCGCCAATTTGGCCCGAACCACAGCTGTGCCGGTACCGCTGTCCGATTTGCGCGAAAGGGTGAAATAGACCCAGCCATTTTGGGAGAACTTCGGATGAATGGCTACATCAAGCAGGCCACCCTGACCTTCGACATGGGCGCGGGGCGGATTTTCGACCGGGATTTTTTCACCTGTCGTCATATCTACCAGCCATAGACCGCCAGTGCGTTCGGTTACCAGCATGTGGGTCTTGGACAGAAAT includes the following:
- a CDS encoding PQQ-dependent sugar dehydrogenase — translated: MTAHTPPHRTTQKTPPCRAIAAPDTRSAFAGSNLAWAFLALATTLFLVASLSSAKAQQARTFETQTGPIRVEQKASFERPWGMTFLSKTHMLVTERTGGLWLVDMTTGEKIPVENPPRAHVEGQGGLLDVAIHPKFSQNGWVYFTLSRKSDSGTGTAVVRAKLAGLETGSPALSDQQTLYEVLPSAGTHHFGSRIVFAPDGTLYVTFGDHGVRPRAQDVTNASGSVIRLNDDGSIPANNPSFGANARDGLWSIGHRNPQGAAIHPETGQLWTVEHGARGGDEINRPEAGKNYGWPTISYGRHYSGGRIGEGTQKTGMEQPIHYWDPSIAPSGLAFYDGTLFPDWQGDLFVGALKDQKLVRLTLDGDRVTNEEILLERAFGRIRDVRSGPDGALWLLTDSSNGALLRIIPSK
- a CDS encoding DMT family transporter — encoded protein: MSRLTANSLLLIAAMVWGAAFVAQSTAMESIGPLSFTGVRFLLAAISVAPFAYFEWRKSDKRIPIKGLLHSVFVGGIFFIAITLQQYGFFTTSVTNAGFLTALYVVFTPIMGIVILRTWPNTYIWPIVAIALTGAYLLAGRLESVAVGDMLNVLSGLFWAMQIILIGRLVLQYGNPITIACLQFFTAGLLGMLFGLPIEGLALHNLTGAWFEIIYTGVFSGGLSFTLQAIGQRYTPSADAAILLSSESLFAAIFGALLLNERLTGSQVVGCAMIFSCILLVELLPFIQKRFARKRADQAI
- a CDS encoding FAD-dependent oxidoreductase produces the protein MTHVVVLGGGLGGLSAAYEFRQELKNTDTVTVVSNKPFFQFTPSNPWVAVGWRNKKDITLDLATVLPKNKVAFICASADSLDPQNNSVGLSNGESITYDYLVIATGPELAFDEIEGLGPEGNTISVCDVDHATAGFEKWEAFCQDPGPIVVGAVQGASCYGPAYETAMIFDTDLRKRKIRDKVPMTFVTSEPYIGHLGLGGVGDTKGMLETAFRDRTIKWITNAKVDKIEAGVMHVTECDDAGEPKTKHELPFKHSMMLPAFRGIPALQGVEGLANPRGFVIVDKHQRNPKYPNIFGIGVCIAIPPYEKTPVPVGVPKTGYMIESMVTAAAQNMVEIEAGKEPTHQATWNAICLADFGDSGLAFVAMPQIPPRNTNYAGQGKWVHLAKIAFEKYFLRKIRKGETEPYYERAVLKFLDIAKIKS